A segment of the Candidatus Methylomirabilota bacterium genome:
CGCTGGGTGCGGTTGCCGGGCTCGCCGCCGCCGCCGCCTATCTGTACTGGCTGTGGTCCATGGATCGCGCGCTGCCCCGCGGGCCGGCCGACGCCGGCCGCGGCCTCGCCCTGCCGCTCTACCGCAACGACGGCGCCAGCGCCGGCTCGTGGGGCATGGTGGTCCTCCTCGTCTCGGACGTCGTCGTGATCGCGTCGTTCGTCTTCGCCTATCTCTTCCTCTGGACCGCGCGTCCGGTTGCCTGGCCGCCCGACGGCTCACGACTCCCGGGCTTCGTCGCGCCCGCGGTGGTCGCGGTGGCGGCGGCCGGCGCCTGGCTGCTCTTCGAGGCCGCCCGCCGGCTCAACCGGCGCGACCGCCGTGGGGCCACGGCCCTGTGCCTCGGCGCGGCCGCGATGGTCGCCTGCGGCGCCCTGGCCATGGGGTGGATGTGGCTCACGA
Coding sequences within it:
- a CDS encoding cytochrome ubiquinol oxidase subunit I, with the protein product PDAPVGERESLVTSAIASEPQQIMRLPGPGWTGFVAAAATAIGLAASTIGLTALGAVAGLAAAAAYLYWLWSMDRALPRGPADAGRGLALPLYRNDGASAGSWGMVVLLVSDVVVIASFVFAYLFLWTARPVAWPPDGSRLPGFVAPAVVAVAAAGAWLLFEAARRLNRRDRRGATALCLGAAAMVACGALAMGWMWLTSLGVDSTRHAYGAAVWTLLGYMALHVAVGAGMALWCLARLAFGMLDSWRSLTLHICLLWWRLTAAATVMVLALVAGFPRVVS